CGATCACCTGCGCGCCCACCGGCAGCCCGTCCACCGTGCCCGCGGGAACGCTGACCGCAGGCACTCCGGCCAGGTTGATCGTCACCGTGAAAATGTCCTGGAGGTACATGCTCACCGGATCGTCCACCAGCTCGCCGATCCTGAACGCGGGGGTGGGCGTGGTGGGAGTCAGCAGGACGTCCACCTTTTTGAACGCCTCGGTAAAATCACGCGTGATCAGGGTGCGCACTCTCTGTCCCTTGAGGTAGTAGGCGTCGTAGTATCCCGAGCTGAGCACGTAGGTGCCGAGCATGATCCGCCGCTTGACCTCGGGGCCGAACCCCTCGGAGCGGCTGTTGCGGTACATCTCCAGCAGCTCGCCTGTTTTCTCGCTGCGGTGCCCGTAGCGGACCCCGTCGAAGCGGGCCAGGTTGGCGCTGGCCTCGGCGGTGGCGACAATATAATAAGCGGCGATAGCGTGTTCGGTGTGCGGCAGGCTGAGATCGACAATCTCCGCTCCGCCGGCTTTGAGCTGTTCCACCCCGGCCATCACTTTTTCCCGCACGCTCTCCTGGAGACCGTCGGGGAAATACTCTCCGGGCAGACCGACCTTGAGATTTTTTACACCTTTACCCAAAGATGCGCTGAAATCGGGCACCGGTTCATCGGCGCTGGTGGAGTCGCGGTCGTCGTGGCCGGCGATCACCTGTAGCAGCATGGCGGCGTCCTCGACCGTGCGGGCCAGCGGTCCGATCTGGTCCAGGCTGCTGCCGTAGGCTACCAGCCCGTAGCGGGATACCCGGCCGTAGGTGGGCTTGAGACCCACCACTCCGCAG
This genomic window from Candidatus Glassbacteria bacterium contains:
- the gatA gene encoding Asp-tRNA(Asn)/Glu-tRNA(Gln) amidotransferase subunit GatA translates to YDAHVVERLRQAGMIVLGKANMDEFAMGSSNENSAFGPVKGPVEPDRVPGGSSGGSATAVALNLTPFALGSDTGGSIRQPAAFCGVVGLKPTYGRVSRYGLVAYGSSLDQIGPLARTVEDAAMLLQVIAGHDDRDSTSADEPVPDFSASLGKGVKNLKVGLPGEYFPDGLQESVREKVMAGVEQLKAGGAEIVDLSLPHTEHAIAAYYIVATAEASANLARFDGVRYGHRSEKTGELLEMYRNSRSEGFGPEVKRRIMLGTYVLSSGYYDAYYLKGQRVRTLITRDFTEAFKKVDVLLTPTTPTPAFRIGELVDDPVSMYLQDIFTVTINLAGVPAVSVPAGTVDGLPVGAQVIGRHFDEETVLRVAASLERGCQ